A genomic region of Erythrobacter sp. SCSIO 43205 contains the following coding sequences:
- a CDS encoding cytochrome c family protein, whose product MHKQAIFAAGLLTISVTACGSAEKPEVVEQIVVREPGSAEVVAPEAPTPSAGALDLVALGEDAFQTCTGCHSVAPDGRSAAGPNLYGVIGRKAGSLAGYSYSDAFAASEVVWDEASLDGFLADPTGYIPGSEMMAGAVPDEQAREAIIAYLSAQSDNASGQ is encoded by the coding sequence ATGCACAAACAGGCGATTTTCGCCGCGGGATTGCTCACCATTTCGGTGACGGCTTGCGGGTCGGCGGAGAAGCCGGAAGTGGTGGAGCAAATCGTCGTGCGTGAGCCGGGTTCGGCTGAGGTGGTCGCACCTGAAGCTCCCACACCTTCTGCTGGCGCGCTCGATCTGGTCGCGCTTGGCGAGGATGCATTTCAAACCTGCACCGGATGCCATTCTGTTGCCCCTGACGGACGATCGGCTGCGGGCCCCAACCTGTATGGCGTGATCGGACGCAAAGCGGGGAGCCTTGCTGGCTATTCTTACTCCGATGCCTTTGCAGCATCCGAGGTGGTTTGGGATGAAGCCAGCCTGGACGGTTTTCTTGCTGATCCGACGGGCTATATTCCGGGAAGCGAAATGATGGCTGGCGCGGTGCCGGATGAGCAAGCGCGCGAAGCCATCATCGCATACCTTTCAGCGCAATCCGATAACGCCTCGGGCCAATAG